The proteins below come from a single Trichocoleus desertorum ATA4-8-CV12 genomic window:
- the dapF gene encoding diaminopimelate epimerase has protein sequence MGIEFTKYHGLGNDFILIDNRASAEPRLTPEQAVKWCDRHFGIGADGVIFALPGQDGHDYTMRIFNSDGSEPEMCGNGIRCLAKFLVDLEAADANVSSASLLPRSYKIHTLAGVMTPKIEASGQVTVDMGQPRLLAAEIPTTLTTADQKVIAQPLEVAGQTWDVTCVSMGNPHCITFVENVAAIALETIGPKFEHHAVFPQRINTEFIEVVRPDYLKMRVWERGAGITLACGTGACAVLVAGVLNGKCDRRATIELPGGPLQIEWSELDQRVYMTGPAEQVFAGQALI, from the coding sequence ATGGGAATTGAGTTCACCAAGTATCACGGTTTAGGCAACGATTTTATCTTGATTGATAATCGTGCTTCGGCAGAACCTCGCCTAACGCCAGAACAAGCCGTGAAATGGTGCGATCGCCACTTTGGAATTGGGGCTGATGGGGTGATTTTTGCTTTGCCTGGTCAGGATGGTCACGACTACACAATGCGGATTTTTAATTCGGATGGTTCTGAGCCAGAAATGTGTGGCAATGGTATTCGTTGCTTGGCCAAGTTCTTAGTAGATTTGGAAGCGGCTGATGCCAACGTGAGTTCAGCCTCTTTATTGCCTCGATCCTACAAAATTCACACCCTAGCAGGCGTGATGACGCCCAAAATTGAGGCGAGCGGCCAAGTAACAGTCGATATGGGTCAACCCCGGTTATTGGCGGCAGAAATCCCAACTACCTTGACAACGGCAGACCAAAAAGTGATTGCTCAACCGCTAGAAGTGGCGGGCCAAACTTGGGATGTGACTTGCGTCAGTATGGGCAATCCGCACTGCATCACGTTTGTCGAAAATGTAGCTGCGATCGCCCTGGAAACCATCGGCCCCAAATTCGAGCATCATGCTGTCTTTCCGCAACGCATCAATACTGAATTTATTGAAGTGGTACGACCCGACTACTTAAAGATGCGAGTTTGGGAGCGTGGTGCGGGGATCACATTGGCTTGCGGGACGGGTGCTTGTGCAGTGCTGGTTGCAGGAGTGCTGAACGGCAAATGCGATCGCCGCGCCACGATTGAGCTTCCCGGTGGCCCTCTACAAATAGAGTGGTCAGAGCTAGATCAACGGGTTTATATGACGGGGCCTGCTGAGCAGGTGTTTGCAGGCCAAGCCTTAATTTAG
- a CDS encoding RNA chaperone Hfq, with protein sequence MSSELETGLPSIRQFQNFIRDGKEVELKLLTGDLLTGKIRWQDQHCFCLSDQYDQPTIIWRQAIAFIKPKM encoded by the coding sequence ATGAGCAGTGAACTAGAAACAGGACTGCCGAGCATTCGCCAATTCCAAAACTTCATTCGAGACGGTAAAGAAGTAGAGCTAAAGCTGCTAACCGGGGATTTGCTCACAGGCAAAATTCGTTGGCAAGATCAACACTGCTTTTGCTTGAGCGATCAGTACGATCAGCCCACGATTATTTGGCGGCAAGCGATCGCATTCATCAAACCCAAAATGTAA